The nucleotide window tccatattgttcaCTTACCAATACTTGGCTCCCTTTTTATAgttgggtagtattccattgcacgCATTTAGCATGGGAACTCTGTACAAGCCCCCTGACCTGAGAAGCAGGACCCTAAACCACTATAGAACCCCACTGCCCTGCAGATGGAGAATCTGGTATGAGACCAAAAAGCCAGAGATAAAGGGTTCTGGGTTATTTTAAGATTTTGGGTCTCTGTGTGTAACGAGTCTTTCCCCTGATCCGATCTGCTGGAGGGACTTGGCTCGGAGAGGGGGTCCCCTGCCACTGACCTGACCCTCATGCCCTGGAACATCTCGGTGCTGGTGTGGAAGGGCAGTACGGTGGTGGCACTGACGCCTGGACAGTCCAGCAGCCCCAGCGTCAGGCTCTCCATGAAGGCGAAGGCTGAGGCTTTGGACGTACAGTAGTCAATGGCGCCGGGGATGGCAGAGAGCGCCAGCACGGAGTTGAGACACACGATGTGGCCGTTCTGCAGCTCCAGCATCCGTGGCAAGAAGGCCTTGGTGGTCtaagggtgggtggggaggtcAGTGTGCAGCAGCCACGGCTTCCAACAGCCCCTCTACCGCCCCCCTCAGGGAGAACAGACCAGCCTGTACACAATACACTACGCCAGAGACCAGGCTTTCCTGGGATGGGAGGCGTGCGGGCCGAGGGCACTGAGCCCCACATTTCAGAAATTCCAGATGCCTCCTGGGGCAGCCGGTCATTCGTCTTGTCCGGTCACCCTATCCTAGGACATCCCCCCTGGCCTGAGCCCAAGCCCTGGCgagcctctccccactcccctatAGGTCCCAGGGTCCCTGGAGGGAAGAAGCATGTCACTGACATGCCCAGGGCTGGCTCAGTCTCAGGATAAACTTACCCAGAACTGGCCCAGGGTGTTGATGTGCTGGGACTTGAGAAGGGCATCATCGTCACTGTCCATCAGGCTCTTCCCATGGACCACGGCGGCGTTGTTCACCAGGATGGTGATGTCGCCCACCTGTGGGCAACAGGGGGTCGAGGGGCCGTTAGGGCGGGCAGCCCCAGTGGCTTGCACTTGGAGAGGAGGGACCTGGTCTTGGGAAGTCACATCACCTCTCTGAGCATCAATCTTGATTTGTAAGATGGGGCTAATAACCATACCAGGGTCGTTCTGGGGATCAGAAAGAATTTatggctgggaattccctggcagtccagtggttaggactttgcactttcactgccgagggcctgggttcgatccccgatcagggaactaacatcctgcaagccgtgcagtgtggcaaaaaaaaaaaaaaaaaaaaaaaaaaaaaaaagcagaaaaaagaaataatttatggcACATAat belongs to Pseudorca crassidens isolate mPseCra1 chromosome 2, mPseCra1.hap1, whole genome shotgun sequence and includes:
- the DHRS3 gene encoding short-chain dehydrogenase/reductase 3 isoform X5: MGTECHYFICDVGNREEVYQTAKAVREKVGDITILVNNAAVVHGKSLMDSDDDALLKSQHINTLGQFWTTKAFLPRMLELQNGHIVCLNSVLALSAIPGAIDYCTSKASAFAFMESLTLGLLDCPGVSATTVLPFHTSTEMFQGMRVRFPNLFPPLKPETVARRTVEAVQLNQALLLLPWTMHALIILKSILPQAALEEIHKFSGTYTCMNTFKGRT